The DNA window TTTCGAGGGCTTGTCGCAGCAACGCCCCTTTCGAGAGGCCCGCGTGCGTGGCAGCCGCTGACAGCCGTTGGAGGAGCGATGGAGAGAGCTTGATCGTTAATGCATTCGACATGGTATTACCATATTGAAAAATAGGTAACATGTCAATCGGCCGCTTATCGGAAAGCTTCCGCGCGCGCGGGAGTCGTGCTACGGTTGGCGGCATGGAAGATCGGAGTTTGGGGGCCATCCTCCTGGAATCGACCAATCTGACGGAAGATCAGTTGGAACAAGCGCTGGTGGTCCACCGAGAGAAGGGGATCAAACTCGGCGACGCGTTGGTGCAGCTGAAATATCTTCGCACCGAAGATATCCTGAAGGCGTTGAGCATCCAGTTGGGGTTGCCCTACGAACAGGGCATCAATATCGAACATATCCCCGGCGACTTGTTGGAGCCATTGCCGATCAATTACGCCAAGAAAAACGAATTGCTCCCGCTGCGGCGCGAAGGGGATGAAGTCGTGGTGGCGATCGCCGATCCGACGAACTTCGCCGCGCTCGACGACTTGCGGGTCTTGTATCATGCGCGGGTGCGGCCGGTGATCGCCGGCGGATACGAGATCGTCAACGCGATCAACGCGGCGTACAACCGTTCCTCCGACAAAGGCGACAGCTCGATGGAGGACCTGGGCGAGGTCGGAGAAATCGCACAAGACTTCGACGAACCGGTCGACTTGCTCGACGCCGATGACGAGGCGCCGATCATCCGCCTCGTCAATTCGCTGCTGTTTCGCGCCGTCAAACAGAAGGCGAGCGATATCCACGTCGAGCCGTTCGAAAAAGAATTAGTCATCCGCGTGCGAATTGACGGCGTGTTGTACGACATCATGAATCCGCCGAAGCGGGCGCAGAATTCCATCATCTCGCGCATCAAGATCATGGCCGGGTTGAATATCGCGGAGAAACGGTTGCCGCAGGATGGGCGCATTAAAATCAAGATCGCCGGCAAGGATATCGATATCCGCGTCTCCACGGTGCCGACCTCGTTCGGCGAGAGCATCGTGATGCGGTTGTTGGACAAGAGCTCCGTCGCGCTCGATCTGGAAAAATTGGGGTTGGGTGGCCGCGTGCTCCAGACGACGCGCAATTTGGCCCAGCAGTCGCACGGCATCTTTCTGGTGACCGGGC is part of the Deltaproteobacteria bacterium genome and encodes:
- the gspE gene encoding type II secretion system ATPase GspE; this encodes MEDRSLGAILLESTNLTEDQLEQALVVHREKGIKLGDALVQLKYLRTEDILKALSIQLGLPYEQGINIEHIPGDLLEPLPINYAKKNELLPLRREGDEVVVAIADPTNFAALDDLRVLYHARVRPVIAGGYEIVNAINAAYNRSSDKGDSSMEDLGEVGEIAQDFDEPVDLLDADDEAPIIRLVNSLLFRAVKQKASDIHVEPFEKELVIRVRIDGVLYDIMNPPKRAQNSIISRIKIMAGLNIAEKRLPQDGRIKIKIAGKDIDIRVSTVPTSFGESIVMRLLDKSSVALDLEKLGLGGRVLQTTRNLAQQSHGIFLVTGPTGSGKTTTLYAVLSEINTKDVKILTVEDPVEYQLAGINQVQVNPKIDLTFATALRAFLRQDPDVILVGEIRDKETAEIAIQASLTGHLVFSTLHTNDAVATVTRMVDMGVEPFLVASAVMGVLAQRLLRTVCHDCAKKYVPTPEEMERIGLTADELKGRPLYRPVGCPNCMETGYAGRTGVHELFLMSDELRADIMKGADSATLKRLAMSQGMRSLRQDAAAKVAAGITTIEEVLRSTQDTE